The following is a genomic window from Rutidosis leptorrhynchoides isolate AG116_Rl617_1_P2 chromosome 8, CSIRO_AGI_Rlap_v1, whole genome shotgun sequence.
aacaattcaggcgttgcctacttgagggggagtcaactctatgctgcactctttttcccttagctaaagttttatcccaatgggttttctttagcaaggtttttaacgaggcagtactagttattctctaataaaattgtcatccaagggggagtgttataaaagttaaattggatgttaattttattattattatagatattgtatagtagattttttgagtataaatatgtgtgttatgagtttataaaacacacaataaatatattctctcatattctctcatattctctctatatacttattagtagtctacagtcaagaactaaaccactaaaggtagttataagcctacaaaaTTATAACACTGTCtactatattaaaaaaaaaaatagacaaATCTCCGGAGTATATTGATAAAAATAAAGGTGTACTACATGCTATACAATAAAAGGTGTACTACACTTAAATCACACGCGGGACCTACATAAATTCGTGAAGGGTTTGCAGGAACAACTGACAACACCTGTGGTGGATTGTTGCTCTGGCGGCGATTGATGGAGCCATTCACGATTGATAGGGAATGGCCTAAAATATCAATTCTAGGTTATTAACTATTAATTGTTTGTAATTTAGTtacaaacaacaacaacattacccaatccaacgaaagtggggtatgggggggggtgagtgtagacaatcattcctcgtaccctagattagaaggaagtcactactccacccgcgggtatagaacccgcgcctagataaggtcgtccctccctctactctagctcaaaagagattgcttcctaaaggacctccggcccgaagagctcataagaacgaaatagacagggcaaatgatacgtacctgtacgagtaatgagcgcctagcaagaagcaaccatacacagtaaccataaaggggacacatatagcagtaatgcacaacagtagggcaaagagcatgaataaaatagtgcacataaccatttaatttcaggtagacatacagacaaacaagatatatacatatacatatacatatacatatacgcacCCACACAGACACACACATCGATGTATATATACCACACGAAAgcattgaaaaaaaaaaagaaaaaaacaactcatgcttaaacataaatacatatagatacattcgtagatatatatacctaggtacagatacaagacagacaaacctacatacaccaatacatgcacttagatacatagatacatatatatagagATACAAACATATACATCGGTACATATATATAGCCTAAAAACATATACATAGATACAAAGGCATATAAACCATGTAGAGGGGTATAAATAGTGTGGTTATTGAATATCTGGTTATAGTTATATATGTAGTTGTATAATAAAAGTAACTAacacaatgaaaaaaaaaaaacctactcaataattctaattctactcctccacaggctcctatcagaagtcatgacCTCCGTCAGTAGGAGCtctttcatgtcaagcttcaatctatcctccatcctacgtctaggtctaccccttctccttacgccgccaacggcgagggtctcgactctcctaactggggctaaaagtgggcgcctcctaacatgcccaaaccatctaagtcgtccttccctaagtttgttgatgatgttcccaacttccaatttctctctaaaaactccatttggtatcatatctagcatggtcttaccacacgtccatctaagcatcctcatttctgccacctccatcctcctctcttgggccttcgtcattggccaacactctaatccgtacaacatggctggtctaattgccaccttaaaGAATTTACCTTTCAGTTTAAGTGGGgccttcttgtcgcacaacacccctttcgcagccctccacttcaaccatcctactcgtatacgatgcgtcacatcctcatctatccttcccgaaatgtgaagcatcgagcctaaatatctaaaggactcttgcgggggtagaatctgatccccaattctgatatccactatatcgtcgtgttcctcttcgccccccttgaaatcgcatctaaggtactccgatttaagtctgctaatccgtaggccatttgattctaaggcgatcctccattgctctagcctcctgttaagctcatcctgagaatccgaaactaatacaatatcatcggcgaaaatcaggcaccatgggatgttgtcttgtatcctatgagtcaactcgtctaggatcaaagcgaaaagataagggctaagggcagatccctgatgtaaaccaacctctaccgggaaaaactctgtgtttcctaccatcgtacgtacacgagtcttcgccccctcgtacatatctctaatagatcttatatatctacttgggactcccctagcattaagagtcttccaaatcagctcacgcgggacacagtcataagctttttccaagtctaagaacgccatgtgtaggttcttttgcttttccctatacttctccataaggcttctaagtatgtgaatcgcttccatcgacgagcgtcctggcatgaagccgaattggttctctgaaacctttgtctcgCGTCTGAGCCTCGTCTCGATCACTctttcccaaagcttcatagtatgactgagtaactttatgcctctatagttactacataattgcgcatctcccttgttcttgtaaatgggaataacctcactgagtctccattccataggcatatttgcgcttctaaacgtcgtgttgaaaaggtttgtcaaccaTCTAACCCCGTCACCTCCTAGGCACTTCCACGCCTCAATCAGAATTTGGTctggtcctactgctttgtttctccccatctttcgtagggcCAATCTAACTTCCTCCTGATTAATCCTCGTGCAGAAACAGTTGTTTTGAAACTCCTGAACCTCGTGGGGTTCACCGTTCCGCTCTGGTCTTCCCCTACTGAAAAGGGATGCAAAATattcttcccatcttttcctaataagGTCTTCTCTCACTATACTTTGCCCTGCTACATCCTTGATATATTTGATGTTACCTAAGTCCCTCCTTCCCcgctccctagctttggctatcctaTATATGTCATTAGCTCCCTCTTTAGAGTCTAGTTTTCTATACAAGTCTTCATATGCTTTGTCTTTTGCAATTGCTAcggccttcttagcttctcttttagcttctttatatctTTCTTCTACCCTAGTTCTCTCTTCAGGTGTCCCTTCTCCAAGAGTAAAGAGCTCCCTAAACCTCGTCTGCTTTAACGCGACTTTCGATTGGACATCGTCACTAAGCCACCACGACTCTCTTCTACTCTTATGGGCTCTCGATGTCCCTATAGCCACTCCTAAGGTCTCTTTTGCCACATCTCTGATAGTGGACGCCATGCGATTCCATATCTGGTCTGCGTCCGTAGGGGCAACGTAATCCTCTTCTACACTCAATCTATTAACAACAATCGCTCTAAAAGTCTCCGCATTCGCTCCATAGTTCTAATATATAAATCACGTATGTAATGTAATAATAAGTTGAGTCCTGGAATATTAAATGTGATTTACATCTTAATAAATCATGATAAAAACAATAAAAagggttggtaaaacaagtttataaAAAAAGTTGGTAAAAAATTTTCATACTCCTGcgtcccatcttaagtgtccactgttgactttttaaagtgTTTCTTTAgcaactttgaccgtaaatattttgATTTGTgcaatataatatttgataaaaattatatgaatgaattaaGTTTTAAATGTATTTTCATTCCatgtaattttcatcaaatattatataacacaaacaaaaatattgatggtcaaagttgataaagaaagatattgaaaagtcaacagtggacacttaagatgggacggagggagtacttaataaatgacggtaaataaataattatgagtttttaagaattattaaagttattaattgTGATTTACTTCTTAATAAATCatggtaaaaataataaaaaaaaagtttgTAAAAAAGTTTCATACTTAATAAATGATGGCAAATAAATAATTATATGAGTTTAAGATTTAGAAGACATATACATGTTAAATATCAAATTGATTCCTAGATTattaattgttttttaaaaaaagTTCTAAAAGCATTATCTTATTCCCTCCGCTCTTTATTCCCTCGTTTGTTTGCTCTGGAACAATTAAAAACTGTTACGGTTGCTGCTAGAGTCTTTAATTCTGAGTTGGGTGTTGTAGGAAATTGGGAATGGGCAAACATTGGGAATGGGCGAACACAGTTAGAGGACATGCAAACGGTGATTTACAAGAGCTGAATGATCTGTTGGCAGGCTGCTCTCTTTTGACCTCTGAAGATGACAACTGGAAGTGGAGTTTGCATTCAAATGGTGTTTTTAAAGTTAAAACTTTATTTGACGCTCTCGATAAACATCTTCTTGGGGTTAGTCCAAATTTGAATTCCTTCTACTGGTTGTCTTCGATCTCTAAAAAAATAAATGTGTTCGATTGGAGACTTTCGTTAGACAAAATTGCTACCCGGGTCAACTTGTTAAAACTTGGAGTATCTTTGGACAACAACAAATGTCCATTTTGTGACAGAATTCAAGAAGACCGAGATCATTTGTTTGTGACATGCAGTTATATAGTTCCGCTTTGGAGGAGTTATTTAGCTTGGTGGGGGTTATCGTGCCCATTACCAAATGGTCTAAACAATATTCTTAATGGCGCAAATTTTAATACGGGTTCGGCCAACTCTAATAAGGCAGCGTTTGCATCGAGATATGTTCTTCTTTGGCTTATATGGAAGTGGAGGAATAAGTTGGTTCATTGCCAACCGGAGAGACGACAATCAATTTTAAAAGAAGACGTGATGATTAGCCTTGGAATTATGATCCATTTATGGTTTAAGAGTAGATCCAAATGGTTTGATGGCGACTTCGAAACTTGGAAGACTTGTCCGAGAGCTTTGATTTTGTAAGGAGAGTTTAGTTTGTTTGGTGTTCTTGgagttttgttttttttctttttcatccgTTCTGATGTAATCTGATGTTGTTTGTTCTTGGTGGGTTTGCACGTTTCTTGCGTGTTGTATGAATTgatagcttttcaaaaaaaaaaaaaaaaaaacttatcttATTTTGAATCGGGTATTTAGTACTATAATTAGCTCAAACCCTAAGAAACACTCAAGTTTATTAAAGTAGATAAGTATTTCTCTATTTGGAAAAATATTTATGAATAAAACTAACAAAAAATTGTACAAATGTATAATGTCATAAACGCTAATAACATCCAAATCATATAGTGAAATGAAGGCTACATAAGCTTAAACCCTTAAAAGTTATAGCAAACTCTTTGGCGAATGGGTAACCTGATATATGCTTTGGAGGAATAGAAACCAAATGGTGTTTAAAAAGAAAAAAGAGAGCGGTCCCATGTTACTAAACGAGATTCAAATTAAATCCTTCGAGTGGATCTCAAAATGTTCAAGGAAGTTGTCGCTCGTTTGGTCCCAATGGCTTCTAAATCCTAGCTTCTTCGATAATCACGGATAGCGTAGTATTTGCGAATGTATTTGGATTGTTTCTCATTTTTTCCTTTCTTAGAATTTCTTGTGATCTTCTAGTTGTATGTCTCCTTTCCAAGGCATTCACTCATATGCCTCTTGTATCATTCTCTTATTCTTAATAAAATTGTTTGgcctttagaaaaaaaaaaaaacataacctATCAATTTTGTTCAATCAAATTTACACAAATACACCTCGTACACAAATTTACGTGAGATACCGGTAGAATTCTCTAAACTGAAATCATAACAATGAAGACATAATAAACCTTAATCAGATGAACGCAGGTATCAATAATGTAATCAATCAATTACTTGCTTTGAAATTgtaaaacccaaataattattgtaCATAGAGTAAAAATGATGCACATTAAGTGTGTGAAGCGTGGAGGAAATTTAAAAGCTGACAGACTGTTTGGACCATCGTGCGCGCCGCGCATGgctaggggtgcgcgccgcgcactacacctGGCGACAGTTTTCTGTTTTCTgttaattagagttaaatgaagggcaattgtgtcttttcacttggggtcggatctgtagccttaacaccagaattggatctagttttggatcattttcacatccactaaacactctcatccattcttagagagagagagagagttctagagagagatttggggttttggagaagaagaagcttgaatcgatcaaaagctcgagtgttaaagttgttcaactcgttcttggctacgttttggtagtgttggtaagctttaacttcgaatttaattgttaagattcttgttcatgtttagggtttgagtttgttggagttctaaaccccatttctcatgaaattgggggttttgttgtatgtattgtgtaagtaaacccgttTATTGTGGATTTAGGGTTTGAGGACGAATTTGTTCATGGTTTGGATGTTAAATCACTAGCTTGTaagtgtgttagtgtttagatgttcataagaacatgtttgtatgacaaaatgggtgttaaccttgatttggtgtcaaactaagttttgagtcaagatttgaagaatcaagtatgtaaatgcttggttcatgcgttaaatggtgttttggaaagttaatcactagccgttagtgattaaggatgttttcgggacttatgtcaaatgggtgaattgaattgggtcaaatttagtaatgacactaattttgaattaattggatgataagcacttttgttaagtattaaatggcgtttgaaatgattactacctaagtagtaatttagtgttaagacctaggttggtttaaatggtgccaagtataatttaagttaaattgtacttgtttgatgggtcgaaattaccacccgtagtggtaattggtgaagtcccctttagttgtctaaatgggcggttcgtagaggtcggtataaacccttggttaagggtgttggagtcaaattctcttgtagagaatgtatgttgattgtttgtatacctatatgcgtactataggtaaaaggtttgctcggttgcgtttggaggcgatttgcacacatgacttgtgcgggcatttcgaggtgagtggaataattatacatgtgtgtatgtaatgtatttacttgtgtgaaatgcgatgtgggttttaagttctggtatgcgataccacatcgtgttggcatgggatgagggtttaaagttcgggtatgcgatacctcatCACCATCGTGTGtgtgtgcgggcgtgaagtgtgggttttaaagttcgggtatgcgataccacatttcacgtgacgggtgggttttaagttcaggTATGCGATACCaaccaagggactagtgatgcatactagtggcgtctgcgtgtCTAACGGTTCATTTCCGAGAATCGTTCCCTttatatgattggttaaccatggttatgtgttgtagtatagcatattatattgttcgtgttatatgctatcgtttgtgctagctcgtgatatcgTGAATTTAGCATTGTGCGTtgaaatggtatgctaatttaaattgctagcgtgtatgaggtagttgtgtaagtggttgcaagtaagtatgttatatatgtatatgtataactattgcattcactaagcgttagcttatccctctcgttgtttacctttttcagatattgtgttatgaggctagctagttgttagactagttgcgtaggagcgcttgggctcgatggggtagcttttggatatgcggacgcggattggggatttggtagtccccatgattatgctcttggtatcgggttgggttatagagtcctaaatcgtctaaatgtaaattgggattgaaacttatattttgtacgaaagtcgtaaaacggccgatgtgggcccggtgttgtaaaactcgttttattattggaacatgttagttttatctaatattatatgttgtgaaaagcgtttcgtctaaaagtgtcgggaagtgggagatctttaattaaaaattggaaatttcggacagaagctgaccaggccttgtgcgcgccgagcACAGGCAGTGGAGCGCGCCACGCACCCttctgtcatatatatatatatatatatatatatatatatatatatatatatatatatatatatatatatatatatatatatatatatatatatatatatataattgctgtgtattcggttggataacgggttgagtcgttacagaAATATGCAAATCAATAACAATACCTTAAAATTAGAGTTATGAA
Proteins encoded in this region:
- the LOC139864387 gene encoding uncharacterized protein → MASTIRDVAKETLGVAIGTSRAHKSRRESWWLSDDVQSKVALKQTRFRELFTLGEGTPEERTRVEERYKEAKREAKKAVAIAKDKAYEDLYRKLDSKEGANDIYRIAKARERGRRDLGNIKYIKDVAGQSIVREDLIRKRWEEYFASLFSRGRPERNGEPHEVQEFQNNCFCTRINQEEVRLALRKMGRNKAVGPDQILIEAWKCLGGDGAYNYL
- the LOC139864388 gene encoding uncharacterized protein, translating into MGKHWEWANTVRGHANGDLQELNDLLAGCSLLTSEDDNWKWSLHSNGVFKVKTLFDALDKHLLGVSPNLNSFYWLSSISKKINVFDWRLSLDKIATRVNLLKLGVSLDNNKCPFCDRIQEDRDHLFVTCSYIVPLWRSYLAWWGLSCPLPNGLNNILNGANFNTGSANSNKAAFASRYVLLWLIWKWRNKLVHCQPERRQSILKEDVMISLGIMIHLWFKSRSKWFDGDFETWKTCPRALIL